The region GGATCCAAGGAACTTAAGGTGGAATTTTTAAAATCCACATAGAATGTCTTCAGATCAGGATCCGCTTGGGAATCACCGATTCGAGTAGCCACCACTTTCGCAAGGGATTCGGGCAAAGGATCTACATCCGGCCAGCGAACTGTATAAGAAAAATCGAATGGAGTTCCGGGAGGAGGGATCGGATCCGGCATCCAATAGGCCCCCATATTATCATCCGAATCTCGGAAGGTAGGATTTTCGAGTAGTTGCACATTCCCTTTTCCGAAAGGAGTCTCCGGTTCCACCCAAGCACTCGGACGGAGCTGGTATCTCATCTCGCTATCCTGATAATTCTGGAATTCTCTATCTCTCTGGATCAGACCGAAGCCTCTTGGGTTCTCATCCGAAAAAGAATACGTTGTGCTCCTCTTCGGATTATCCAAAGGTCTCCATATCCAATCTCCTCTACCTGTATGCACCAGAAGTCCGTCGGAATCATGAGATTCAGGATAAGCCTGACCCTTTGGAATTCCTCTTGTCTCGCTGTACCAATACATACTAGTCAAAGGAGCAATGCCTAAGCGATCCACCCTAGTCCTCAGAGTAACCTCAGCATTCACTCTAACAGCGGAAACTTTTCCCGGAGTAATCTGAAATTCATAGGCGCCCGTCGCGGTGCTCCCATCTAACAATGCATAAACGGTAATCGAAGAGTCCGTCTTATCCGGCTTGACCACATAAAATTCCCGAAAGCTCGGAAAATCCTCAGGGTAAGGCATACCAGTATTGATCGCGATTCCCCTAGCAGAAAGGCCATACCATTGCTTCTTGGAAATAATCCTATAATAGCTAGCACCTTGGAAGACTGCAAATTCGTCCGTATGTTCCTGTGTATTGATCGGAAAATGGATCTTGAATCCCGAATAACCTAGATTAGGTGGTAATTCTCCCACTCCCTTTAGTTTAGATAAATCGAAAGAAGAAGGATCGTATACAATCTCTCTCGCAAAATCGCCTCTTACCTCAAAGACCCGCACGTTGGTATTGTACAAATGTCCCGGATGCAAGAATTGGAGTTGGAAAGGATTGCCCTCCTTCTTCCAAACAGATCTTTCAGGGCGAAATAAGATATTCTTGTATTGGTTCCAGGGCAAACCTTTTAGGAAATCCGTGGTGGATGCGCGAGGAGGAATGTATCTTTGTTTGGAAAGATTGCGAGCCTTGTTCTTAAGATCATTGAAGGAGAATTTAAAAGTTGGAGGAAGAGTCTGACCCTGAGAATCTCCTTCCATCACACTCAAAAAAGAAGAAGAGTCGGAAAAGTCTCCCTCTACCCTATCTCGTCTTTGCTGACGATCGGCAACGGCAAAAAGCAAGGCTGTAGCCACAAACGCTAGAATTATATGCAATCGTAACAATGCGTATCCTTCGTTGAACCGGCGTTAATTGTCAGTCTACCATCCTAAAACAATGAGAGCAAGGCGTTTTGCATCCGGATTTTCCGAACACAAAAACCTTGCTCCTTTTCTTTCGTGAAGTTTTCTTAAATATATCTTATTTAGGAGTTACTTTCACAAAATATTTTTTGGAGTCTTCCCAAGCTTTCAAGATCTCTTCGGAAAGCTCGGAACCGGTCAACTTGGTATGCTCGGTGATCAAAGACTTTATGATTTCGTAATCTTCATTTTCAAGATCCACGATTTTCACGTATTCTTTGTTGATCAAAGGTTCTAGCTCCCAATCTTTTTGGAAGAAGTAAGCTTTTCCTCCGGTCATACCGGCTCCCATGTTCTTGCCGACTGAGCCAAGACAAACGATCGTCCCACTGGTCATGTATTCCAAGAAATGGTCTCCGGCTCCGCCGACTACTGCGTCCGCTCCAGAGTTTCTCACTCCGAATCTTTCTCCAGCCCTTCCTGAGCTGAATAGTTTTCCGGAAGTCGCTCCGTAGAGACAAGTGTTTCCTATAATCACATTCTCATAAGCCTTTAGTTTGGAACGGCGATGCTTACGAACTACGATGGTTCCTCCACAGAGTCCTTTACCAACATAGTCGTTCGCGTCTCCATGCAGAGTGATCTGCATTCCTTTCACAAGCCAAGCGCCCAGTGACTGACCCGCAGTCCCTTCGAGAATAATCTCTAGTTTTCCAGGAAGACCTTTTGAACCATATTTACGAGCAATGATCCCGGAGATCTTAGCACCTACTGTTCTGTTCGTATTCTTAACAGAATAAGAAAGAGACATGGAAGTCTTTCCTTCGAGTGCTGGCTCTGCGTCCTTGATGATACGATCATCCAGCACTTCTCCGATAGTCTCTCTTCTTACAGATCGATCTTTCTTCTTCTTAGGATCGTAAAGAAGAGGAAGACGAACTAGGATCGGATTCAAATCCAAGGAATCCAGACGATCCTGCTCATAACGAGTGATCTGTTTCAGAAGATCCGTTCTTCCGATCATCTCGTCCATAGAACGGAAGCCTAGCTTAGCTAAGTATTCTCTTACTTCCATTGCAAGAAGTGTCATTAAATTGGCGACTTGGTCAGGAGAGCCTTTGTATTTTGCTCTGAACTTCATGTCCTGAGTAGCAATACCGGTAGGACAGTTATTCAAATGGCATTTTCTCGCCATGATACAACCCAGAGCTACGAGAGAAGCAGTACCGATACCGTATTCTTCTGCGCCTAAGCAAGCCGCGATAATCACGTCCCTACCGGAGACAATTCCCCCGTCAGTACGGAGAACCACTCGATCTCTTAGACCGTTCATTACTAAAACTTGATGCGTCTCGGAAAGCCCAAGCTCCCAAGGAGAACCCGCATGTTTGATGGAAGTCAAAGAAGCGGCCCCAGTCCCACCGACATGTCCTGAGATCAGGATCACATCCGCGTTCGCTTTCGCTACACCTGCAGCAATAGTTCCTACACCTGCTTCAGAAACCAGTTTTACGGAAACTTGTGCAGTATGATTGGCTTGCTTCAAGTCGTAGATCAGCTGCGACAAGTCCTCGATAGAATAAATATCGTGGTGAGGAGGAGGAGAGATCAAATCGATCCCCTGAGGAGTGTGACGGTTTGTCGCAATCTCCTCATTATTCTTCTTGCCAGGAAGCTGTCCGCCTTCTCCCGGTTTCGCTCCTTGCGCGATCTTGATCTCCAATTCTTTTGCAGAGTTCAAATATTCGGAAGTAACACCGAATCTTCCGGAAGCAACCTGCTTGATGGAAGAATTTGCAAGGTCTCCCTTCTCATCCACTACGTAACGAGAAGGATGCTCCCCGCCTTCTCCAGAAGAAGACTTAGCGCCTAAACGGTTCATCGCGATCGCAAGGTCTGTATGCGCCTCGATAGAAAGAGCTCCATGGCTCATACCAGGAGTTAAGAAACGTTTTTGGATCTCGGAAACAGTTTCTACTTCTTCGATCGGAACAGAAGCACGCTCTACGAAATCGAATAGATCTCGTATATTGATCGGATCGCTTTCTTCCATGATCTTAGAAGCCTCTAAGAATGCTTCGTAATCGTTGTCCACCGCAGCCTTGCGGATAAACTTCACGACTTTAGGAGACCATCTATGAGGTTGATCGTCCTTCTCGGAGATGAAATCCTCAGGATTGATCTCCTTATTGAAGGCCATATCATGATTTCTTAATATGTTTTGCTCGATCCCGCCTATTCCGATCCCGGAGATCCTAGAATAAGTTCCAGGGAAATACTTGGAGATCAAAGTCCTAGAAAGACCAATCGCCTCGAATACCTGCCCACCTACATAGGAAGACATGATGGAAATTCCCATCTTGGACATGACTTTCAGAAGTCCGTCATCCACTCCATAGCGATAGTTTGAGCAAAGAGAAGCGAAAGAAGGACGAGTTCCATCTTCAGCGTCAAAGTCTCCCTTCTGCCATAGATCATGAAGAGTGTCCCAGATCAGATAGCTGTTCACTCCGGAAGCTCCGTAGCCTAAAAGCACAGCCACATTATGGATCTCGAATGCAGATCCGGTCTCTACTAGAATATTAGTAGCGGCTCTCTTCTTATTGCGGATCAAATGGTTATGAACTGCTGCCACTGCCAATTCCATAGGAATTGGAGCTCTTTCCTTATTCAATTTCTTGTCGGAAAGGATGAGGATATTCACTCCGGATTCGGCAGCTTTGACTGCGTCCGCGAGCAACTGATCCAATGCCAGCTCCAGATAATTTCTTTGAGCGCTAACCTCGTGATGAGCCTCGAAGGTAGCATCCAATGTCTGCACCTTGTATTGCTTTCCGTCCTTGTCCCGGATCCTTTGCAAGCCTAGGTTCGTAAGATACGGATGTGAAAGTACCAAACAGTTCTGAGGTTTTTCATCAGCAAATAGATTGGGCTTCTTCACGAGTCTTGTGTAAAGAGAAGTCACTCCCTTCTCACGTAGATAATCGATCGGAGGATTGGTAACCTGCGCGAATCTCTGGCGGAAGTACGTATACAATCCGATACGAGAAAGCATTAGGATAGAAAGAGGAGTATCGTCTCCCATGGAACCGATTGCTTCTTTACCAAGTTGGGCCTGAGGTTTGATCACAGCCTTTTGCTTGTACGGAGAATATGCGAATAGTACCTGTCTTCTTCTTAACTCGTCACCAGTATAAGTTACGGTTTTAGCAATAGAATCGTCGATCGTCTGATCTAAGTATTCTACGTTTTCTTTGGACCATTCTTTATAATCGTATTTCTTTTCGAAGAGAGCATTGATGTCTTCGTTGAAGTAGACCTTTCCTTCTTTCAGGTTGATCGCGAGCATATCGCCCGGACCTAAACGGCCTTTCTTAGTGATGATCTCTTCGTCGATATGCACGAGTCCGGTCTCGGAACCCATGACCACGAGTCCGTCTTCGGTAACCACATATCTGGCAGGACGAAGACCATTACGATCCAAGCTTCCTCCGACCCAATCGCCTTCTGCGAAAGCAAGAGCAGCCGGTCCGTCCCAAGGCTCTGTTAGAGTATTATTATATTCGTAGAATGCTTTCAGTCCCTCGGACATCTGAACGTTCTTACTCCATGCATTCGGAATAAGCATCGCTTTGGCATGAAGTACGTCCTTACCGGAACGTACGATCGCTTCCATCGCATTATCCAAACTTGCAGAGTCGGAAAGATGAGGACGAATGATAGGATGGATTTCCTTTTGGAACTCTCCCCATTTCTCGCATTCCAATTCCTCTTCTCTCGCGAGCATCCAAATTCGGTTCCCGACGATAGTATTGATCTCACCGTTATGAGCAAGAACACGGAAAGGCTGAGCTAATGCCCAACTTGGGAATGTGTTGGTGGAATACCTTTGGTGGAAGATACAGTAAGGAGATACCATCTCTTCGCTTTTTAGATCTTCGTAAAATTGAGAGACCTGGTTTCCGTTGAACAATCCTTTGAATGTGATTCTTTCAGAAGAGAAGGAGCAAATATAGAAGTCTTCGCTCATGGAAAGCTTGAGAGCATCTCTCATGACTTTCTTTTGAATGAGGAATAATTTCGTTTCGAAGTCCTCGTTGGACATTCCTTCCGGTTTACCGATAAGAACTTGTTCGATCTGAGGACGAGAAGCATTCGCCTTAGGTCCAAGAACCTCAGGATTTACAGGAACATATCTCCAAGCATAAAGCTTGAAGTTGAATTGCATTAGAGCGGATTCGATGAGGCTTCGACAAACATCTTGTTTATCGATATCTTCTCTCGGAAGGAAAACCATTCCTACTCCGATAGAATCCTCTTCGGGACGTCTGTGTCCCATGTCTTCGATATATTTAGCGAACAGTTTCTTAGGGATACGGATCATGATCCCCGCGCCGTCTCCGGTTTGCATATCGGCGTCCACGGCTCCACGGTGGGTCAAGCAGGCAACTGCCTTCAAACCCATGGATACGACTCGATGGTTGGACTCGCCCTTATAAGAAGCGACGAAGCCTACACCGCAGTTATCGCGCTCGAAGGATCTGTCGTAGAGACCGTTCTCCTCCAAGTACTTTTGGATCCGCAACTGTTCGTCAAGGTTTAACATCCGCAAAGGTTCCTCTTTAGGGTTGAAATGAAATCCGGCACATCCCGCGGGCCTTGGTCCACGGACGGGAAAGCCCCACCCACAACTGTTTGGCTGAATTTTATGCGGTGTGTCCGATTCTTAGACCAGTAAATTTACGAGTGCTTACTTTGAAAACGATCTTTTTGTGGGAACTCCCAAGGGAATCGCCTATAAACGGCTTATAAATCCCCGCAGAAGCCTCTTTGCAGTGAGAAAGGTAACTAGTTCCTACGAATCGAGAGCACAGGATTCAGAAATAGATCGGAGAGAATCTTTCTTTGGCTCGCGTCCGGAATTCGGGAGAGCAATTGATCCATCTTTCCTTTGATGGAAGTAAAATCCGGATATTCATCCATGACTCTCAGAATATGAGGCCAAGCCTTCTTGACGAGTTCGGCAACCTGAGGACTAGCCGTCTTAGCCTTGTTCCAGGAACTCTCCAGTTGGTTTCGAATCCTAAAGAAGTCCCTTCCCAACTCTAAGACCTTTCTGAGTCTGGATTCGGAGAGGCCGGTCCTTGTCCCGAGTTGTCCTAGGGTTCCGTTCCATTCGACCACTTCTCCTCTAGATTCTTTCAGGAGAGAAGTTTGCAATTGCACTAGAGCATTTTCTTCGACAGGCAAGGAAGCGACCCATCGTTTGTATTCATCCAATTGACCGGCTTTCTGAAAAATGCGGACCTTATTTACCTGATCCATATATTTCGAAAATGGAATGCTTACCGGAGGCTCACTTACGGAAGGAGAATCGAAATTTAAATCCCCGTCGAAATGAAGATCTTCCACATCCGAAAGGATATCTTCTCCCACCTGTACGGTAGAATCATCATCTTCTAATTCTTCTACCTTCATGATGAGAGGTTTACCGGAGAATAATTCTCCGTATTTAGCAAGTATTTCGGAGAGGATCGGAGTCTCCGGTCCCTTACGTACCGGCGCTGCAACTGGTCTTGCGGCAGCAACTGCTGCTGCAGTCTCTCGAGCGACTTCTCCCAAGGCAGCAGCTTCTTTTTTGGCTCCGGTCGCAGTATCCACCAAGTAGATAATACCTTCTTCCGCTTCAAACCTATGTCCGGGAGGGAAGGTAAATCCGAGTCCTTCGAGGATTTCATCTGTGATCTTTGAGTATTTTTTCTTACGAGGAGTTTGCTCTAAGACCGATTCTTGCTCGATCAACTTGGTTTTCACCTTATTCAACGCGCCGAGAAAGTTTCGGTTCATGTAAGAAGAAAGATCTTGAGAGCTCATTCCCAAGAATTGAGCAAATTGAGGAAGTTGATCGAAGAAATGATCCGTCTTTTGCACGTTCGTTGCAATATAAGAACGGATTTTAGATTTAAGAGCCTCTTGTTCTTTTGCGGAGATCTTCTTTGCAGAGATCAAAGAACTAAAAAGCTGGATATGAGTATGAAAATAACTTAGAAATTCTCCATAGGCAGTTAGTATAAACTCGCCGTGAGAATTTTTTTCTATGACCTTTTTCTCTGGTCCCGCCATAATCCCGATTTCGAGTCAAGTTTTTACACCCTTAGATCGGAATTCAAGACAATTAAGTTACGCTAAAACCTAAACCCGTTTCGGCAGAGTTTCTTCGCTGGGGCTCCCGCTGATAATCCTATAACGCAAGAATGTATTGCAGGTAGCCTCTTCGGAATATCGGACCAGATCATAGTCCGGACGGGGAGAACGAAAGAAGGAAGAATGAGCCAGGCGTTCTGAGACTTCTTTTCGGATATGCGCTCTGGCCTCATTTCTGCGAAAATATACGGAGGGAACTACGATATCGTTCTTATAAGACAATATATTATTTCTATAGATCGCAACGGTGAGTCGGATACGGTATGTCTTATTTTCGACTTGGTCCTTAGCTTCTAGAAATTCCATACCGACTTCTTCTCTCGAAAGGCATCTGCCCTTCTTATAACCAAAGTATCGGTTTTGCAATATCCGATCTCAAATTCGTCGTTTAGAATTTTTTTTGCTTTGGGAAAAATCCGAAACTGCCGACGCGCTAACTCCCGTTTAGAGACAGAACTAGGAGCCGACAGATCGTATCGAATATTAAATTATCCCAATATGTATCCTTACTTAAACCAGAAGAAGGAGACAGGAAAGGCAAATTTATGCAAGGTATTCGGAGTAGTCATAAACATAAGATCCCCTGCATCGTTTACATACAAACTAGATGCAGTAAAATCCGGTCCGACCGAGAGTCTTTTCTTCTCCGTAAAATCGGAGCCTCTTTGCACTATATTCCATCCGTCATGCGTAGAATTCAAATCTACTGTATACAGATTGCCGGATCGATCCGTAGAAATAGCCGCAGTGGAAAGATCTGCCGAATCAGCTATATTCACCCATCCTAATGTATTCAGATCGAATTTAGAGACCGCAGTGTAGGAAGAAGAGTCCTCATTGAATCCATTATTCAAAGAATACAGATTGCCTGCGTAATCGGTTTCCAGGTCCAGTATCTGCATTATAAAGGACTTCTGATATGTTGCATCTGAGTAATTATGCACTACCTGGGTATCGAGTGTCATGGATCCTATATAAAGAAAATCATTCGTATCCCCGAAGGTATGAACATCGTTGTATATCTTATTTTCGGAGATCGCTATATTCGGAAGATCGAATCCAATATCCGTCTTAAATGCATTAATGGATGAAGAAGTGAAATCCGTTTTGATCTTTGCTAGCGCAACCCCAGAATTGTTGTTCGCGGAAACATACAGGAAATTCTGATCGATTTCCATATCTATAGCCGTAACCGAAGCGCCTTGGTATTTCGGAAGGGTAAAAGTCGAGATATGTGCCCCATTCGAATTCAACTTAGAAATGTAATTCAACGGACTCGCATGAAGGATATAGAAATTCCCATCTGTATCGCGAACCGTTTTCACTGGAAAGGAGCTGACTGCAATTTGGCTGCAATTCATGAATATGGTAGGAGGACAAGAGTATACAGTACTTGCACTCCCCTCTAAAATATAAAGCGCTCCCGTCAGAGAATCCACTGCTATATTCTGTACTTGAGCCGTATTAAAACTCAAACCTTGCGGATTAAATGCAGAAGTTACGGATCCTCCATTGATACCGCTATGAAATCGAGTAATATTCGGACCAAAATCCGAACCACTATTAGATTTAACTACGAGAAGGATCTGACCTCCACTAATATCCAGATCTAGCACGGTCCCGATCGTAGGCATGGGTTTAGAAACGACTAGATTCAATTGGTCTGCGTTAAAGCTGTATTGCACTAGATCGAAATTCGATTGATCCGCCACAAGAAGAGTGTTGTCCGAATTCTGGATCACGATTGACATCGGCCTATGTCCAACACCCGGAATATCGTACGTGGTTAAAAGATTTCCGGAAGTGTCGTATTTAAAGATCCGATCCGTCCCAGTGCTCGTATTGGCCTCGCTTATGTACAGATTATCGGAAGAATCGATCACGAGATCGGTAGGAACCGCATCGCCCGGTAGGGTTGCAATCGTTTGAGTGCTGCAATCCGGTTTCAATTTAACCAATTGTAAATTAGAAGTAGCGAATATATTTCCGGAACTGTCTGTTACTATTCCGACTGGAAACACGTTTGCCCAGACCCCGATCACATCCTTGTTCTCGTTCAAAAGAGTGACCCTTCCACCGTTCGCAACTAAGAGAAATTTGCCTAGGTTCGCTACGGCAAAGTAAGTACCTGCAAGCCCATACTTCAATCTGGAGAACTGAGAATCCGAAAGTCCGGCAGGATTCAACTGAGTAGCGCATCCAGTAGAGAAGGCTTTCCAACCCGTATCGAAGGTACTCGTGCCTTCGCTCGTACGGATCGAATACTGATACGTCTTGCCCGGATCCAAACTAGTATCCGTAAACATAGTGTCCGTTGTAGTTGCGATCTTTTGGAAAGAGGATTCTATAGAAGACTTCCTCATTACATCAAATTGTGCTCCTGAAATCGGTTCCCATTGTACGTCTACTTGGTTAGCTGAACTTGCATCCGAAGCCGAAACCCAACTTGGGACTCCGGCGCTTCCCCCACCACCGCCTCCGTTACCTCCGCCGCCGGAGGAGCCTCCTCCACCGGTCCCGGACTTGGAACCGAAGAGGGCAAAAAGCGGATTCATTCCGCCTCCATCCGTAGAACAACTGGTCAAAACGAAGAAGAGAGAACTAATATATAACAAAATTTTAAAGTTCTTACGTATCACAATGAGATCCAATCCTTCTTTATTAGAATATATAGCTAAGGAACTGTATTTTTAGAATATGAGTTAAAGCTCATAATACTAACAAACCATACAAGAGGATTTCCGATGCTTTTGATTCAAAGGATCTAAAAAAGGAATGAACGACAGTAAAATGGGATTGAGTGACTGTTAGGCGGACAATAAATTTAAGTTCCAAACTATCTGCCAAACATGTTCAAATTATCATAGTTAGATAATATAAATTAGTAATAGATAATTAGATCATATATAAGCTTTAATTTTCAGACCAAACTTTTCCAGACAATGTGAATAGGTCCGAAACGAGTCTCTTAGCTTCTTCTATCGGTATCGCAAAGACAGAAATCTTTCCCGTTTTAAAGTATAAGATCAAAGCAACAACTCCCCCCTGTTTCGCGGTAAGGAATTCGGAAATCGGATAACTGCTCACTATAAATTTAGATAAAAACAAATGAATCACTTTGCCTTCTTCGATTCTGACTTTAAAAATAACGGAAGGTAAAGCGGATAAAACTAATATACCAGGAAAGAACAGAGAAATATATACAAGGTCTTCTACCTGAGTCCCGTTCATACTCCCGCTAATCAAAAAAGAAACTCCAATAATAATAGAAAGAAAAAGATCTACGATTAATCCTACAAAAAGAAACTTTATTAAAATGGAAATATTAGCACCATATTCTATTTTCATAATATTTAGTGCTCCCAAGACTAATTACAAATGTTAGATACTTGAATTGAGTAGTTTTCTATTAAGACCTCTAAAAATCTTCGAATCCGGTCTCATAAATGCCGAGCAAATACATTTCCCGATTTTCAGCCTAAGGCAAGAACCGAATTCAAAACGGAACCAGGAGATCCAAGTGCCCCAGAACAGGATCTCCTTTCTTAGATTGCACTCTCTTCCCCAAATTTATGGGAGATCCAAAGGCAAAATAACTGCTAATTTTGCCGACTTGGGGGATGATTTTTACAAAAATCCTAAATGACAGGGGCTCTGGGAGGCTCTAAATGGGAATAGAGAGCTTACATGAACTTCCGCTATAATCATTCTCCTTTTTCTTATAAACGCCGCAAGACCAGAGAGGTTAAGGTAGGCGATGTGGGAATTGGTGGAGAGAATCCAATCCGGATCCAATCCATGATCACTGCGGATACAAGGGATACCGAAAACTCGGTGAGACAGATTCTGGAACTCGAAGAGGCAGGATGTGAGATCGTGCGATTGACCGTGCCTTCTCAACCGGATGCGGACAATCTCCCTAATATTAGAAAAGAGTTAAAGCGTCTGGGAAGCAAGGTCCCTCTTGTCGCAGACATTCATTTTACCCCGAGCGTTGCGATGAAATCGGTGGAATGGGTGGAGAAGGTCCGGATCAATCCGGGCAATTTCGCCGACAAAAAGAAATTTGCGATTAGAGATTATACCGACCAAGAATACAGAGAAGAATTAGAAAGGATCTCCGAAGTATTTAGCCCACTTGTATTGCGTTGCAAGGAGCTTGGAGTCTCGATGAGGATAGGAACCAATCACGGCTCTCTATCCGACCGGATCATGAATCGCTTTGGCGATACACCACAAGGAATGGTTGAATCCGCGATCGAGTTTATTCGGATCGCAGAGAGTCTTTCTTATAAAGATATTATCGTAAGTATGAAGGCATCCAATCCTCAGGTGATGGTGCAAGCCTATCGACTTCTTTGCAGTAGGTTCTTAGAACTGCAGATGGATTATCCTTTGCACTTGGGAGTAACCGAAGCAGGAGATGGAAAAGACGGAAGGATCAAGTCCGCCATAGGAATAGGATCCTTGCTCGAAGACGGCCTTGGAGATACCATCCGTGTTTCTCTCACAGAAGATCCAATCCATGAGGTGCCTGTCGCAAGATTGCTCGCGGATAAGTTCAACAAGATCCGCTTTCCCGAGGCACCTAGCCAAGGATATTCCGAATTCAGAAATCCTTATTCTTACCAAAGATTTTATAGCAGACCGATCCAGATCTCCACTCTTTCCTTAGGAGAAACACAGCCTGTTCGGATCGAATCCTATATTCCGTTTGAAACAGAAGGTCAATTCTCAAGCGAACTTTCTTCTCTTAGAAGTTTCGCAAGATCCAAATCCCTAGAAGTAGAAACTGTTTCCGTTCCACTACCGAGTGATCCGTTTTTAATAGAAGAATGTTTGAATGCATCTAAATCTTCTTCGGTTCCAATGGGAGTGATCGTAGAACAAAACGAGCTACTCCTCGAAGATGTGCTCGAAGATCTAATCCCCTTCCCTAAGGTTACCTTAGATCCTTTTCATCATTTTCAAAATAGGGATTCTCTATTAGAATTTTTGCATAAACGAGAAGGAAAAGGAATCACTGAGTTAAATGTGCAGGCCTATCAGATCGAAAGTTTAAAGGGTCTGCCGGACGCATTCAAAGAAGCGGGAATAGAATCCGTCGCCTTCTCCTTGAAAACTCCTCATATACTTCATGATTATAGAAAGCTTGCTAGGATCCTAAGCGATTTCGATTATCCAATCTTCTTGAGCGCTGAATATCCGGATATGGAAACCGCACTCTATGAGTCTTCGATCGGGATCGGAGGAATGTTGACTGACGGGATCGGAGACATGCTTCGTATCAAGATCGTGGATTCGAATTCGGAAGCGGTGCTGCAATTAGGATTCGATATACTGCAAGCGACCAGACTTAGACTTACAAAAACTGAATATATTTCCTGTCCTTCTTGTGGAAGAACCTTATTCGATCTGCAAACAACGACTGCCCGCATCAAGGAAAAGACAGGTCACCTCAAGGGAGTGAAGATCGCTGTCATGGGATGTATCGTAAACGGTCCTGGAGAAATGGCGGATGCAGATTTCGGATACGTAGGAGCCGGCCCAGGCAAGGTCCACTTGTATAGAGGAAAAGAAATCGTTCTGAAAAACGTTCCCTCTGAAGAAGCGGACGAGCGCCTGGTCCAACTCATCAAGGATTCAGGAATGTGGGCCGAAAGAGAATCGGTCGAATCGGCCCGTTAGCCTAAAGTTCGTTCGCATCTACGATCAGAAAATTCGGAGAAGTTTGTTTCAACTTCTTAGCGGAATACTTTCCCTTATCGTCAGCTGCTTTCTTTTTCCAGACTGCATTACTAAACTCAGGTTTCGCATCCAGGATCTTGTTATAGAAATGATCCGCAATTCTAGGTCTTCCTAAGACGGATTGGGTCCGAGCAAGCCATAATTGACTTTGCTGCTTTCTAAAAGAAGAAGATTCCAAATTCTCCGCTTGCTCCAAAAGATAAGAGGCTTCCTTGAACCTTCCACTTTCCAGATGCAAGACCGCTTGCATGAATAAAAGTGAAGGATCCGCCTGAGAAATTTGACTAGCCTTCTCCAATTCGGAAAGTATATCTTCTACTCCTCCTAAGTTAGGATCGTCATTGATCAACATCGCTTTTTTATAATATTGAATCGAGAGATCTTTCTTTTCTTCTTTGCCGACATCTGTTTTCGGCTTCTTATGAGAAGAAGAAAGTTTAGTCTTCGACTTCTTTTCTTTTGTGTCGGAAAGACCAAGGATCTTATAACCAGGCTCTCCCC is a window of Leptospira semungkisensis DNA encoding:
- the ispG gene encoding (E)-4-hydroxy-3-methylbut-2-enyl-diphosphate synthase, with the translated sequence MNFRYNHSPFSYKRRKTREVKVGDVGIGGENPIRIQSMITADTRDTENSVRQILELEEAGCEIVRLTVPSQPDADNLPNIRKELKRLGSKVPLVADIHFTPSVAMKSVEWVEKVRINPGNFADKKKFAIRDYTDQEYREELERISEVFSPLVLRCKELGVSMRIGTNHGSLSDRIMNRFGDTPQGMVESAIEFIRIAESLSYKDIIVSMKASNPQVMVQAYRLLCSRFLELQMDYPLHLGVTEAGDGKDGRIKSAIGIGSLLEDGLGDTIRVSLTEDPIHEVPVARLLADKFNKIRFPEAPSQGYSEFRNPYSYQRFYSRPIQISTLSLGETQPVRIESYIPFETEGQFSSELSSLRSFARSKSLEVETVSVPLPSDPFLIEECLNASKSSSVPMGVIVEQNELLLEDVLEDLIPFPKVTLDPFHHFQNRDSLLEFLHKREGKGITELNVQAYQIESLKGLPDAFKEAGIESVAFSLKTPHILHDYRKLARILSDFDYPIFLSAEYPDMETALYESSIGIGGMLTDGIGDMLRIKIVDSNSEAVLQLGFDILQATRLRLTKTEYISCPSCGRTLFDLQTTTARIKEKTGHLKGVKIAVMGCIVNGPGEMADADFGYVGAGPGKVHLYRGKEIVLKNVPSEEADERLVQLIKDSGMWAERESVESAR